In Streptomyces sp. V2I9, a genomic segment contains:
- a CDS encoding acetaldehyde dehydrogenase (acetylating), with translation MKQDGRPSVAVLGAGLIGVDLVSKAVRSDVLDFRLLVGRDERTPGLRQAARMGLGTSAEGIRALTEAEEPFDIVFDATNAMSHALHAELLAPLGTMLIDLTPSKVGRMVVPTVNGLDATGFSDVNMVSCGGQASIPILHAVSRRHRLDYVEVVTTAASLSVGRSTRLNLDEYVGTTQDAVRDFTGAKEVKSILNISPARPPATFRVSMSLHGDKLTRGSVGAAVEEAVAAVRAFVGGYRVTACTVNDGTAFIAVEVTAHSDRIPKHAGNIDIINSAALHVAEQYARSNRPAVEKESA, from the coding sequence ATGAAACAAGACGGACGGCCGTCGGTCGCGGTGCTCGGTGCCGGGCTCATAGGTGTGGACCTGGTGTCCAAGGCTGTACGTTCCGACGTGCTGGACTTCCGGCTCCTGGTGGGGCGCGACGAGCGGACACCGGGTCTGCGCCAGGCGGCCAGGATGGGCCTGGGGACCTCTGCGGAGGGCATCCGGGCGCTGACGGAGGCCGAGGAGCCCTTCGACATCGTCTTCGACGCGACCAACGCGATGTCGCACGCGCTGCACGCCGAGCTCCTCGCCCCGCTGGGCACCATGCTCATCGACCTGACGCCGAGCAAGGTGGGGCGGATGGTGGTGCCGACGGTCAACGGCCTCGACGCCACCGGGTTCAGCGACGTGAACATGGTCAGTTGCGGAGGGCAGGCCTCGATCCCGATCCTGCACGCCGTCTCGCGGCGGCACCGCCTGGACTACGTGGAGGTCGTCACGACCGCCGCCAGCCTCAGCGTCGGCCGCTCCACCCGGCTCAACCTCGACGAGTACGTGGGGACCACGCAGGACGCCGTGCGTGACTTCACCGGGGCCAAGGAGGTCAAGTCGATCCTCAACATCAGCCCCGCACGCCCCCCGGCGACGTTCCGGGTCTCGATGTCCCTGCACGGGGACAAGCTCACCCGGGGCTCGGTGGGGGCCGCGGTCGAGGAGGCCGTGGCCGCGGTGCGCGCCTTCGTGGGCGGCTACCGCGTCACCGCGTGCACCGTGAACGACGGCACGGCCTTCATCGCCGTGGAGGTCACCGCGCACAGCGACCGCATCCCGAAGCACGCGGGGAACATCGACATCATCAATTCCGCCGCGCTGCACGTCGCCGAGCAGTACGCGCGGAGCAACCGCCCGGCCGTGGAGAAGGAGAGCGCATGA
- a CDS encoding 2-keto-4-pentenoate hydratase has translation MSARDVLDATAEVLPALEVLDSRISNWEIGLVDTVADNASCALAVLGTGVPPGGIDLAAEQMVFEAGGTVQTAYGTAVLGHPAESVACLVRILDSFGEGVRAGDLVLAGAWAAAVDLLPGAAVKASFGALGSVSLSMGAGEARSRV, from the coding sequence GTGAGCGCGCGGGACGTCCTGGACGCCACCGCCGAGGTGCTCCCCGCGCTCGAGGTGCTCGACAGCCGGATCTCGAACTGGGAGATCGGCCTCGTGGACACCGTCGCGGACAACGCCTCGTGCGCTCTGGCCGTGCTCGGTACGGGAGTTCCGCCGGGGGGCATCGACCTGGCGGCCGAGCAGATGGTGTTCGAGGCGGGCGGCACGGTGCAGACCGCGTACGGTACGGCGGTGCTGGGGCATCCGGCGGAGTCCGTGGCCTGCCTCGTGCGGATCCTGGACTCGTTCGGCGAGGGGGTCCGGGCGGGTGATCTCGTCCTGGCCGGGGCCTGGGCCGCCGCCGTCGACCTGCTGCCGGGCGCCGCCGTGAAGGCGTCCTTCGGCGCCCTGGGATCGGTCTCCCTCAGCATGGGCGCGGGCGAGGCGCGGTCCCGCGTATGA